The Ascaphus truei isolate aAscTru1 chromosome 3, aAscTru1.hap1, whole genome shotgun sequence genome includes a region encoding these proteins:
- the BIN2 gene encoding bridging integrator 2 isoform X5, which produces MAEAKQGGAGVFAKNVQKRFSRAQEKVLQKLGRTIETKDEMFEQCAYNFNRQQNEGNKLYKDLKAVFSAVKAMHESSKRLSETLQEIYRPEWDGYNDLEAIVENNDLLWNDYEEKLSDQAVRIMDNYMSQFPEMKERIAKRGRKMVDYDSARHHLEALQNAKKKEEAKVTKAEEEFNKTQMIFEDLNKELRDELPGLYSSRIGCYVTIFQNISNLRDIFYKEMSKLNHELYDVMSKLEKQHSNKVFVIKGLKRNSLIISSPIRRTSSSLITSEDTMINAPSNQGESTAQKSENSSVSSNSSETQDSGSVDGNSLKILSQEPTEVLCQGPLEDLPERPSEESVMEISEKSNQEQKLEPRTSVDSTQGDSENQPLRDSVHSTQRDSEDSMQKESGHSTQKDSTQLPSGYPPHRETVDSTHRDSGESAQRFLDARQKDPGDPIEQLSGDCTKQTSQDSTQKPPDDSTQKDSENSPQWPSGDPSQMELGYSTQMDSVVSTQQPSADSTQKDSRDLKQKDSEDLTLVTSDETSRGHCVPELSSESKNTSERDNKELENAVFATANTVQTEVDVKTAMETCVSKRTAEPLPWAALRTCANADDEGGSSQDVACRLQIHGAASDTSTGREQIDLSNDLDTGNSQQPSESNMGTRDHLSGTADIDQDAETGKEAPFNAEGTTEEQRLSSQAAYYF; this is translated from the exons AATGAAGGGAATAAATTATACAAGGATTTGAAGGCAGTCTTCAGTGCTGTGAAAG CAATGCACGAAAGTTCCAAGAGATTATCAGAAACACTGCAAGAAATTTACAGACCAGAATGGGATGGATATAATGATCTAGAAGCAATTGTAGAG AATAATGACCTTCTGTGGAATGATTATGAGGAGAAGCTGTCAGACCAGGCTGTGCGAATCATGGACAATTATATGTCTCAATTCCCTGAAATGAAG GAGAGAATTGCCAAACGTGGGAGAAAAATGGTGGACTATGACAGTGCCAGACATCACCTGGAGGCTCTTCAGAATGCCAAGAAGAAAGAAGAGGCAAAAGTCACCAAG GCAGAAGAGGAGTTTAATAAAACGCAGATGATCTTTGAAGACTTGAACAAGGAATTGCGAGACGAGCTTCCgggtttgtacagcag TCGAATCGGATGCTATGTGACAATTTTCCAAAACATTTCAAATTTGAGAGACATCTTCTACAAAGAGATGAGTAAG CTGAATCATGAACTGTATGATGTGATGAGCAAACTGGAAAAGCAGCACTCCAACAAAGTCTTTGTCATCAAAGGACTAAAaag GAATTCTCTGATAATCTCATCCCCCATACGTCGAACAAGCTCCTCTTTAATTACTTCAGAAGACACCATGATCAACGCTCCAAGCAATCAGGGAGAGTCCACTGCTCAAAAGTCTGAGAATAGTTCTGTATCCTCCAATTCCAGTGAAACTCAAGATTCTGGCTCGGTGGATGGAAACTCTTTGAAAATATTATCCCAGGAGCCCACAGAGGTTCTGTGCCAGGGCCCCTTAGAGGATCTGCCTGAGAGACCCTCAGAGGAATCTGTTATGGAGATCTCTGAGAAATCCAATCAGGAGCAAAAACTggaacctagaacctcagtggaCTCTACTCAGGGGGACTCTGAGAACCAGCCACTGAGGGACTCCGTGCATTCTACACAGAGGGACTCTGAGGACTCTATGCAGAAGGAATCTGGGCACTCTACACAGAAGGACTCCACACAATTGCCCTCAGGGTACCCGCCACACAGGGAAACAGTGGATTCTACACATAGGGACTCTGGGGAATCTGCACAACGGTTCTTGGACGCTAGACAGAAGGACCCAGGGGACCCTATAGAGCAGCTCTCAGGAGACTGTACAAAACAGACTTCACAGGACTCTACACAAAAGCCCCCAGATGACTCTACACAGAAGGACTCAGAGAATTCCCCACAATGGCCCTCAGGGGACCCATCACAGATGGAATTGGGGTATTCTACACAGATGGACTCTGTGGTATCTACACAACAGCCCTCAGCGGATTCTACACAGAAGGACTCAAGGGACTTGAAACAGAAGGACTCAGAGGACTTGACACTGGTGACTTCTGATGAAACTAGCAggggtcactgtgtccctgagcTCTCATCGGAATCCAAAAATACATCTGAAAGAGACAATAAGGAACTGGAAAATgctgtgtttgccacagctaaTACTGTACAGACTGAAGTTGACGTAAAAACAGCTATGGAAACATGTGTCAGCAAAAGAACAGCAGAACCTCTCCCTTGGGCTGCACTAAGAACTTGTGCAAATGCAGATGATGAGGGTGGCTCAAGTCAGGATGTAGCCTGCAGACTCCAAATTCATGGAGCAGCTTCTGACACATCAACTGGGAGAGAGCAAATTGATCTTTCTAATGATTTGG ATACTGGAAACTCACAGCAGCCCTCTGAAAGTAATATGGGAACACGTGATCATCTTTCTGGCACCGCAGACATAGACCAAGACGCAGAAACGGGAAAAGAAGCACCGTTTAATGCTGAAGGCACTACAGAAGAACAACGCCTTTCATCCCAG GCTGCTTATTATTTCTAG